From Pseudorca crassidens isolate mPseCra1 chromosome 15, mPseCra1.hap1, whole genome shotgun sequence, one genomic window encodes:
- the SPAG4 gene encoding sperm-associated antigen 4 protein: MQRRPRPGSAALPHKHTPNFYSDNSNSSMSITSGESCGHRSAGPEPGEPEGRRGRGSSCGEPAMSAGVPGRTTKAESSRLKPAPRSHSGPTASGAATVRGGASEPAGSPGVPEEQLDLSTPDPRQEIPPPRVSKSFLSPLFQVLSVLLSLVGGVLVSVYREVCSVRFLLTAVSLLSLFLAALWWGLRYLAPPLENEPKEILTLSEYHERVRSQEQQLQQLRAELVKLHKEVSSVRAANSERVAKLVFQRLSEDFVRKPDYALSSVGASIDLEKTSPDYEDANTAYFWNRFSFWNYARPPTVILEPDVFPGNCWAFEGDQGQVVIQLPGRVQLSDITLQHPPPSVAHTRGAKSAPRDFAVYGLQVDDETEVFLGKFTFDVEKSEIQTFHLENDPPAAFPKVKIQILSNWGHPHFTCLYRVRAHGIQTSKGAGDSATGGAH; this comes from the exons ATGCAGCGAAGACCCCGCCCGGGCTCTGCCGCGTTGCCGCACAAGCACACGCCCAACTTCTACAGCGACAACAGCAACAGCTCTATGAGCATCACCTCGGGGGAAAGCTGCGGGCACCGGTCAGCTGGGCCGGAGCCCGGGGAGCCCGAGGGCAGAAGAGGCCGGggctctagctgcggtgagcccGCCATGAGCGCTGGAGTGCCCGGAAGAACCACAAAGGCTGAAAGCTCTCGGCTGAAGCCGGCGCCTCGGAGCCACAGTGGGCCGACCGCCTCTGGCGCGGCAACCGTGAGGGGCGGGGCCTCGG AACCGGCTGGCTCTCCCGGTGTCCCTGAGGAGCAGCTCGACCTCTCGACTCCGGATCCGAGGCAGGAGATACCTCCCCCGCGAGTGTCCAAGAGCTTCCTGA GCCCACTCTTCCAGGTGCTGAGCGTGTTGTTATCCCTGGTAGGAGGTGTGCTGGTCAGTGTGTACAG GGAGGTCTGTTCCGTCCGCTTCCTGCTCACGGCTGTGTCACTGCTGAGCCTCTTTCTGGCAG CACTCTGGTGGGGACTCCGGTACCTGGCCCCTCCTTTGGAGAAT GAACCTAAGGAGATACTGACTCTAAG CGAATACCACGAGCGCGTGCGCTCCCAggagcagcagctgcagcagctccgGGCTGAGCTGGTTAAACTCCACAAGGAGGTGTCCAGTGTTCGCGCAGCCAACAGCGAG AGAGTGGCCAAACTCGTATTCCAGAGGCTGAGTGAGGACTTTGTGCGGAAACCCGACTATGCGCTGAGCTCTGTGG GAGCCTCCATCGACCTAGAGAAGACGTCCCCCGACTACGAGGATGCGAACACTGCCTACTTCTGGAATCGCTTCAGCTTCTGGAACTATGCGCGACCGCCCACGGTTATCCTGGAG CCAGATGTGTTCCCTGGGAATTGCTGGGCTTTTGAGGGCGACCAGGGCCAGGTGGTGATCCAGTTGCCGGGTCGTGTGCAGCTGAGCGACATCACTCTGCAGCATCCACCGCCCAGCGTGGCACACACCCGGGGAGCCAAGAGCGCCCCGCGTGACTTCGCAGTCTAT GGCCTCCAGGTTGATGATGAGACTGAAGTTTTCTTGGGGAAATTCACCTTCGATGTGGAGAAATCTGAGATTCAGACTTTCCACCTAGAG AATGACCCCCCAGCTGCCTTTCCCAAGGTGAAGATCCAGATTCTAAGCAACTGGGGCCACCCCCATTTCACATGCTTGTATCGAGTCCGAGCCCATGGCATTCAAACCTCAAAGGGGGCAGGGGACAGTGCCACAGGGGGGGCCCATTAA